A genomic segment from Luteolibacter ambystomatis encodes:
- a CDS encoding two-component regulator propeller domain-containing protein, with protein sequence MIRILICWFTLIAGGMASPHAIAIWRAGSGLPHQNVRAITQTSDGCIWVGTADGLARFDGAHFTVYRSDTVRDLGTARIERLAAGASGRLWIGTADRILLKHEGGIFTRVLDRGEPLLAAGFEILTEDRQGSLWITTLGGRILRLEDGKPRDMSAVWKTGGQLRLDGDGQPVVNTPSALFRLRGDTLEPIAGQPTGVTRYLAPGYGGFWMEQGGQVRRWKEGQGFEVAASPRWGARDLTFGIEDHRHQLWLATSGQGLLCYGPDGSVHSLDTTSGFAGDFVQALFEDRDGNVWVGTAGGGLGRISPAWFQVFGKSQGLSSDRATAVCQDGTGTIWVGTAGDGINRIDANGAPSPGEFPQFARRTISTLSAGPDGVVWAGFGDGGLQKWQDGKWSPAGGWPEAGAAVQALLLDRNGSLWVGQKTRNRLARIASDRVVVLDLPNPVAVADVRAFAQDRDGSIWIGTDGSGLFRHRDGAFTRYSIHDGLPSDSIWSLLACDDGSLWIGTAGEGIARWKDGRFATCGKEQGLPESVICAIRNDHQGGIWLTGYQGLFRLDRGSLEDSFEKGTRVAPVVFGRADGLPELQGVSSGSPSLLTPEGRLWFATTAGAVTVDPKDRVREAMPPPVFIDSLVVDGVAMDPAGPLSIPAGRYDFFSTNATRRACYTSNSTESGSDAVRTIALDLSDLNNTTVEGHGATLMMRGKMTMLVAERCSGLTLNNLTFDFARPTVSEFTAIEKQSTYWVARVHPQSTYQITGGNRVLWTGEDWSTYHNMVQHYDPATLTTWRGGDPTASATAVTDLGNGTLRFDVPSGSLANVVVGRTYQVRNTTRDQVGMWFNRGSNLTVQDVKVRSMHGFGMLFQFMDGVGLKRIEVAPPSGSGRTCASAADILHFSGCKGLVSITDSKLTAAQDDALNIHGTHLRIVSQPAANQVRVRFMHAQSWGFQAFIPGDQIEFVRKDTLLSYGSASVTVVAMTSDPREQILTLDANAPAGVVLNSDAVENVTWTPSVEVLNCDIAQIPTRGFLLTSRRPTLIQGNRFFRTQNPAILVEDDAAGWYESGPVRDLTLRGNSFYECGENVVQLDPQNTTHSGAVHSNLRVRDNIFTLKGTGGVRTKSTDTVSISANRFRLNNGTSPAASSLVSTTNTTNLAIGVNTTEPSSAPAIRVTNGDFETTTGNTVVPGWFSSSTTGPVILNDPSGTGHLAKLPAGTAIYQEIGPTDPAKPNHFQWTLSQRALSGQTGALQVSIHVWDARFTAADGSDISVIPPLYQITIPASSDGLPHTRGGDVDLSSLPVGSRVWLRIAAPLADAAVDAINGTMGAAPDTSHYASWAFASGLFDADTAPMADPDQDGLPNLLEYLLEDYEPTITDPAPFIITYDTLTGLPLYGYRPRATQDAELIPEYQSGSLDGIWHTVVNGVAGLTLTTDGTGTRWIGVTAQADSKSFLRLRGAFLPYPAPVVQNPGFELPDQTGLSPAYSSSSPSGWTFASPVNGGVEEIRDNRFGTSGPEGTRLTGLGGQGDQVGYINLGSSGTATASATSASPGNVAPNTTYTLTIAFAQRASGDRHPNGNFGLLVNGTFVGTFTTITGQSLTTGFNNLTYTWTSPGPGDPMIGQPLQIRMNFTYSTAAGGWQQAQFDNVRLTASAAP encoded by the coding sequence ATGATCCGCATCCTGATCTGCTGGTTCACCCTGATCGCAGGTGGCATGGCCTCGCCGCATGCGATCGCCATCTGGCGGGCGGGCTCGGGGCTGCCGCACCAGAACGTGCGGGCGATCACCCAAACTTCCGATGGCTGCATCTGGGTGGGGACCGCGGACGGTCTGGCTCGTTTCGATGGCGCCCATTTCACGGTCTATCGGAGCGACACCGTGCGCGACCTGGGCACAGCCCGGATCGAACGCCTGGCTGCGGGCGCGAGCGGACGCCTGTGGATCGGCACCGCGGATCGAATCCTGCTCAAGCACGAAGGAGGCATCTTCACCAGGGTGCTCGATCGCGGAGAGCCGCTGCTGGCAGCCGGTTTCGAAATACTGACCGAGGACAGGCAAGGCAGCCTGTGGATCACGACGCTCGGCGGCCGCATCCTCCGCCTTGAAGATGGAAAGCCGCGCGACATGAGCGCCGTGTGGAAGACCGGCGGCCAACTCCGGCTCGATGGTGACGGCCAGCCGGTGGTGAACACCCCCTCGGCCTTGTTCCGTTTGCGCGGAGATACCTTGGAACCCATCGCCGGACAACCAACCGGCGTGACACGTTATCTGGCCCCCGGATATGGAGGCTTCTGGATGGAGCAGGGCGGCCAGGTGCGACGGTGGAAGGAAGGACAGGGATTCGAGGTGGCCGCCTCACCGCGATGGGGCGCGCGCGATCTGACCTTCGGCATCGAGGACCACCGCCACCAGTTGTGGCTGGCCACTTCCGGGCAAGGGCTCCTGTGCTATGGCCCGGATGGTTCGGTGCACTCGCTGGATACCACTTCGGGATTCGCCGGAGACTTCGTGCAGGCCTTGTTCGAGGACCGGGACGGCAATGTGTGGGTGGGCACCGCGGGTGGCGGATTGGGGCGGATCTCGCCCGCGTGGTTCCAGGTGTTTGGGAAAAGCCAAGGCCTTTCCTCGGACCGCGCCACCGCCGTTTGCCAGGATGGCACGGGCACCATCTGGGTGGGCACGGCCGGGGACGGCATCAATCGGATCGATGCCAACGGAGCCCCCTCTCCGGGAGAGTTTCCCCAATTCGCCAGGCGCACGATCTCCACCCTCTCGGCCGGACCCGATGGAGTCGTCTGGGCGGGCTTTGGCGATGGCGGCCTGCAAAAGTGGCAGGATGGCAAATGGTCTCCGGCAGGCGGATGGCCGGAGGCCGGAGCAGCGGTGCAGGCGTTGTTGCTGGACCGGAACGGCAGCCTGTGGGTGGGCCAGAAAACACGCAACCGCCTCGCGCGGATCGCCAGTGACCGGGTGGTCGTTCTGGACCTGCCGAATCCCGTGGCGGTGGCGGACGTGCGCGCCTTCGCGCAGGACCGTGACGGCTCCATCTGGATCGGCACCGATGGCAGCGGCCTCTTCCGCCATCGGGACGGTGCCTTCACCCGCTACTCCATCCATGACGGGCTGCCCAGCGACAGCATCTGGTCCCTGCTGGCGTGCGACGATGGCTCCCTGTGGATCGGCACCGCGGGTGAAGGCATCGCCCGATGGAAGGACGGACGTTTCGCCACATGCGGCAAGGAGCAGGGCCTGCCGGAAAGCGTGATCTGCGCCATCCGCAATGACCATCAAGGCGGCATCTGGCTCACCGGCTACCAGGGCCTGTTCCGGCTGGATCGCGGCAGCCTGGAGGATAGTTTCGAAAAAGGGACGCGGGTGGCCCCGGTGGTCTTCGGCAGGGCGGACGGGCTCCCCGAGCTGCAGGGCGTGAGCAGCGGCTCCCCCTCCCTCCTCACGCCGGAGGGCCGGCTGTGGTTCGCAACTACGGCGGGCGCAGTAACAGTCGATCCGAAGGACCGCGTCCGCGAAGCGATGCCGCCGCCGGTCTTCATCGACAGCCTGGTCGTGGATGGCGTGGCCATGGACCCCGCCGGTCCGCTGTCCATCCCCGCGGGCCGCTACGACTTCTTCTCCACGAATGCCACGCGCCGGGCCTGCTACACCAGCAACTCGACGGAAAGCGGATCGGATGCCGTGCGGACCATCGCACTGGATCTGAGCGATCTCAACAACACGACGGTGGAGGGCCATGGAGCCACGCTGATGATGCGCGGAAAGATGACCATGCTGGTGGCGGAGCGGTGTTCCGGCCTGACGTTGAACAACCTCACCTTCGATTTCGCACGACCCACGGTCTCGGAATTCACCGCCATCGAAAAGCAGTCCACCTACTGGGTGGCCAGGGTCCATCCCCAGTCCACCTATCAGATCACCGGCGGCAACCGCGTGCTGTGGACCGGCGAGGACTGGAGCACCTACCACAACATGGTGCAGCACTACGATCCCGCCACCCTCACCACCTGGCGCGGCGGAGATCCCACCGCCTCCGCCACCGCCGTGACGGATCTGGGCAATGGCACGCTGCGCTTCGACGTGCCATCCGGTTCGCTCGCAAACGTCGTGGTCGGCCGCACCTACCAGGTCCGCAACACGACCCGCGACCAGGTCGGCATGTGGTTCAACCGCGGATCGAACCTCACCGTGCAGGACGTGAAGGTCCGCTCGATGCACGGCTTCGGCATGTTGTTCCAGTTCATGGATGGAGTGGGTTTGAAGCGCATCGAGGTGGCGCCGCCCTCCGGCAGCGGCCGCACCTGCGCCTCCGCCGCGGATATTCTCCACTTCTCCGGCTGCAAGGGACTCGTCAGCATCACGGACAGCAAGCTCACCGCCGCACAGGACGATGCGCTGAACATCCACGGCACCCACCTCCGCATCGTCAGCCAGCCCGCGGCCAACCAGGTCCGCGTCCGGTTCATGCACGCGCAGTCGTGGGGTTTCCAAGCGTTCATTCCGGGCGATCAGATCGAGTTCGTCCGCAAGGACACGCTGCTCTCCTACGGAAGCGCCAGTGTCACGGTCGTGGCCATGACCTCCGATCCCCGCGAACAAATCCTCACCCTTGATGCCAATGCGCCTGCGGGAGTGGTGCTGAATTCCGATGCGGTGGAGAACGTGACCTGGACGCCATCCGTCGAGGTCCTCAACTGCGACATCGCCCAGATCCCCACCCGCGGCTTCCTGCTCACCTCGCGGCGTCCCACCCTGATCCAGGGCAACCGCTTCTTCCGCACCCAGAACCCGGCGATCCTGGTCGAAGACGATGCCGCCGGATGGTATGAATCCGGGCCGGTGCGCGATCTCACGCTGCGCGGCAATTCGTTCTACGAATGCGGGGAAAACGTGGTCCAGCTCGATCCCCAGAACACCACCCACTCCGGCGCGGTCCACTCAAACCTCCGCGTCCGGGACAATATCTTCACCCTGAAAGGCACCGGCGGTGTCAGGACAAAATCCACCGACACCGTCTCCATCTCCGCCAACCGGTTCCGCCTCAACAACGGCACCTCTCCCGCCGCATCGAGCCTCGTCAGCACCACGAACACCACCAACCTCGCGATCGGCGTCAATACCACGGAGCCCTCCAGCGCACCCGCCATCCGTGTCACCAACGGCGACTTCGAAACCACCACCGGCAACACGGTCGTCCCCGGATGGTTCTCCTCCTCCACCACCGGACCGGTGATCCTCAACGATCCATCCGGCACCGGACATCTCGCGAAGCTCCCGGCGGGCACCGCGATCTATCAGGAAATCGGCCCCACCGATCCGGCGAAACCGAACCACTTCCAATGGACGCTCTCGCAGCGCGCGCTGTCCGGCCAGACCGGAGCGTTGCAGGTCTCCATCCACGTCTGGGACGCCCGCTTCACCGCCGCGGATGGCTCGGACATCTCGGTGATCCCCCCGCTGTATCAGATCACCATTCCCGCCTCCTCCGATGGCCTCCCGCATACCCGCGGTGGTGATGTGGACCTTTCCTCCCTGCCCGTCGGATCACGGGTGTGGCTGCGGATCGCCGCGCCACTGGCGGATGCCGCGGTGGATGCCATCAATGGCACCATGGGAGCCGCACCGGACACCAGCCACTATGCCTCATGGGCCTTCGCTTCCGGATTGTTCGACGCGGACACCGCGCCGATGGCGGACCCGGATCAGGACGGCCTGCCGAACCTGCTGGAGTATCTGCTGGAGGACTACGAACCGACCATCACCGACCCGGCGCCCTTCATCATCACCTACGACACGCTCACCGGGCTGCCCCTCTACGGCTACCGTCCGCGCGCGACGCAGGATGCGGAACTCATTCCCGAATACCAGTCCGGCAGCCTCGATGGCATCTGGCACACGGTCGTCAACGGAGTCGCCGGACTCACCCTCACGACCGATGGAACGGGAACGCGGTGGATCGGCGTCACCGCCCAGGCGGACTCAAAATCATTCCTGCGGCTGCGTGGAGCATTCCTGCCCTATCCGGCCCCCGTCGTGCAAAACCCGGGATTCGAGCTTCCCGATCAAACCGGACTCTCGCCCGCCTACTCCTCCAGTTCCCCCTCCGGCTGGACCTTCGCTTCCCCGGTGAACGGAGGCGTCGAGGAAATCCGTGACAATCGTTTCGGAACCAGCGGCCCGGAGGGCACACGTCTGACCGGCCTCGGCGGCCAGGGCGATCAGGTCGGCTATATCAATCTGGGCAGCTCCGGCACCGCCACGGCCTCCGCCACCTCGGCGTCCCCCGGCAATGTCGCCCCCAATACCACCTACACCCTCACCATCGCATTCGCCCAACGCGCCAGCGGTGACCGGCATCCCAACGGAAACTTCGGCCTGCTGGTCAATGGCACCTTTGTCGGCACCTTCACCACGATCACCGGCCAATCGCTCACCACCGGCTTCAACAACCTCACCTACACGTGGACCTCCCCCGGACCGGGAGATCCGATGATCGGGCAGCCGCTCCAGATCCGGATGAACTTCACCTACTCCACCGCCGCCGGAGGATGGCAGCAGGCACAGTTCGACAATGTCCGCCTGACCGCCAGCGCCGCTCCTTGA
- a CDS encoding SPFH domain-containing protein, with the protein MFSIGIGIAVLFAIAIIIYLGFGVRYIPHRRVGIIEKMWSASGALSEGRIIAVKGEAGFQAKVLRGGLYVGYPFWKYNIHKVPLVTVAEGRIGYVYARDGGPLPPSQTLGRIADSNGFQDAVAFLENGGQRGRQRGILREGVYAINTAVFMVITETGVHTGPISAEENRMAQHWLEELQRQNGFVPVIVGDPTNSKGSPPLPGAGLSESDNIGVMTVHDGPTLEAGEVIAPEVRDPQGGSGHNYFQDPETFLTLGGRRGKQLQVLTDGTYFINRWFATVELKPKTLIPIGYVGVVIGYFGGSGDDVTGSNFRYGEQVETGRRGVWKQALTPGKYALNPYALKVELVPTVNFVLRWISGQTENHKYDEHLSSIPLITADGYEPLLPLSLVLHIDYQKAPRVVQRFGDVNRLISQTLDPILTAYFRDVAQSSNMLELLTHREEIQRRATEELGRRFESYDINCVAVLIGRPESARAHDGKDPIDSLFDQLRQRRLAEEQKETFAKQQEAAAQLRELNEAQAVAARQTHLTETQIEIQVAANRGSAQLAEAERVAKREIALAEGQARVAELNGHGEALRIRQVAEAEASRIAQIGEAEAEVSRQKVSAFGDNRLYALNLVAMELADSKQPLVPEKLVMLGGGGEGGQIGAQAGVFQAMMQLLTAWDTLKEDQAAPEEKPAVAAEVTEVKTEAA; encoded by the coding sequence TTGTTCAGCATTGGAATCGGCATCGCGGTTTTGTTCGCGATCGCCATCATCATCTACCTCGGCTTCGGGGTGCGTTACATCCCCCACCGCCGTGTCGGCATCATCGAGAAGATGTGGTCGGCCAGCGGCGCGCTCAGCGAGGGCCGCATCATCGCCGTGAAGGGCGAGGCCGGTTTCCAGGCGAAAGTGCTGCGTGGTGGCCTCTACGTGGGCTACCCGTTCTGGAAATACAACATCCACAAGGTGCCGCTCGTGACCGTGGCGGAAGGCCGCATCGGCTACGTGTATGCGCGTGACGGCGGACCCTTGCCTCCTTCGCAGACGCTCGGTCGCATCGCGGACAGCAATGGCTTCCAGGACGCGGTGGCGTTCCTGGAGAACGGAGGCCAGCGCGGCCGCCAGCGCGGCATCCTGCGTGAAGGTGTGTATGCCATCAACACCGCCGTGTTCATGGTGATCACGGAGACCGGCGTGCACACCGGCCCGATCTCCGCCGAGGAGAACCGCATGGCCCAGCACTGGCTGGAGGAGCTGCAGCGCCAGAACGGCTTCGTGCCGGTGATCGTGGGTGATCCGACCAACAGCAAGGGCTCGCCGCCGCTGCCGGGTGCGGGACTTTCCGAGTCCGACAACATCGGTGTCATGACCGTGCACGACGGCCCCACGCTGGAGGCGGGCGAGGTGATCGCTCCCGAGGTGCGCGACCCGCAGGGCGGCTCCGGCCACAATTACTTCCAGGACCCGGAAACGTTCCTGACGTTGGGTGGTCGACGCGGCAAGCAGCTCCAGGTGCTCACGGACGGCACGTACTTCATCAACCGCTGGTTCGCCACGGTGGAGCTGAAGCCGAAGACGCTGATCCCCATCGGCTACGTGGGCGTGGTCATCGGCTACTTCGGTGGCAGCGGTGACGACGTGACGGGCTCGAACTTCCGCTACGGCGAGCAGGTGGAAACCGGTCGCCGCGGGGTGTGGAAGCAGGCGCTCACGCCGGGCAAGTACGCCCTGAACCCATATGCGCTGAAGGTGGAACTTGTTCCTACGGTGAACTTCGTACTCCGCTGGATCAGCGGCCAGACGGAGAACCACAAGTACGACGAACACCTGAGCAGCATCCCGCTCATCACCGCCGACGGTTACGAGCCTCTGCTGCCGCTCAGCCTGGTGCTCCACATCGACTACCAGAAGGCTCCGCGCGTGGTGCAGCGCTTCGGTGACGTGAACCGCCTGATCAGCCAGACGCTCGATCCGATCCTCACCGCTTATTTCCGCGACGTGGCGCAGAGCAGCAACATGCTGGAACTGCTGACGCACCGCGAGGAGATCCAGCGCCGCGCGACCGAGGAGCTGGGCCGCCGTTTCGAAAGCTATGACATCAACTGCGTGGCCGTGCTGATCGGCCGCCCGGAAAGCGCCCGCGCCCACGATGGCAAGGACCCGATCGACAGCCTGTTCGACCAGCTCCGCCAGCGCCGTCTGGCCGAGGAGCAGAAGGAGACCTTCGCGAAGCAGCAGGAGGCCGCCGCGCAGCTCCGCGAGCTGAACGAGGCGCAGGCCGTGGCCGCGCGCCAGACCCACCTCACGGAAACGCAGATCGAGATCCAGGTGGCCGCGAACCGCGGTTCCGCCCAGCTCGCCGAAGCCGAACGTGTGGCGAAACGCGAGATCGCCCTCGCCGAAGGCCAGGCCCGCGTGGCCGAGCTGAACGGTCATGGTGAGGCGCTGCGCATCCGCCAGGTGGCGGAGGCCGAGGCGTCCCGCATCGCCCAGATCGGTGAGGCGGAAGCCGAGGTCAGCCGCCAGAAGGTGTCCGCCTTCGGCGACAACCGCCTGTATGCGCTCAACCTGGTGGCGATGGAACTGGCCGACAGCAAGCAGCCGCTCGTTCCTGAGAAACTGGTGATGCTGGGTGGTGGCGGCGAAGGCGGCCAGATCGGTGCCCAGGCCGGTGTGTTCCAAGCGATGATGCAGTTGCTCACGGCGTGGGACACGCTGAAGGAAGATCAGGCCGCGCCGGAGGAGAAGCCCGCGGTGGCCGCGGAGGTCACCGAGGTGAAGACGGAAGCGGCTTGA